In a single window of the Nicotiana tomentosiformis chromosome 8, ASM39032v3, whole genome shotgun sequence genome:
- the LOC138897901 gene encoding uncharacterized protein, producing MPGYAKFMKDLVTKKQSMNSETIKVTHQVSAIVHRMAPKLEDRFAFTIPCTIRSAEFAKALCDLGASTNLMPYLVFKTLGIGQPRPTSMRLQMAVRTMKIPLGVIEDVLVRVDKFILPTYFIILDCEVDYEVPIILGRPFLATVKAIVDVEAGELTFWVADEKVVFHVCKSMQQPN from the coding sequence atgcctggttatgcaaagtttatgaaggatttggtgacaaagaagcagtCGATGAATtctgaaactatcaaagtcacacatcaagtgagtgcaattgtgcatcgGATGGCTCCTAAATTAGAAGATCGCTTTGCTTttacaatcccttgtaccattagAAGTgctgagtttgctaaagctctttgtgatcttggggcgagcaccaatttgatgccctatttagttttcaagaccttgggaattgggcaaccaagacccacatctatgagattacaaatggctgtTCGTACAATGAAGATACCgttaggagtgattgaagatgtattggttcgtgttgataagttcattcttccgacgtattttattattcttgattgtgaagtagactatgaggtgccgattattcttggaagacctttccttgctacggtgAAGGCTATTGTTGATGtagaagccggagaactcactttctgggtggctgatgaaaaggtggtattccacgtgtgcaaatctatgcagCAACCAAATTGA